In Paenibacillus sp. G2S3, a single window of DNA contains:
- the accC gene encoding acetyl-CoA carboxylase biotin carboxylase subunit encodes MNIQKVLIANRGEIAVRIIRACRELGISTVAVYSEPDRDSLHVRLADEAYCIGPMPSKDSYLNFTNIMSVATLTECDAIHPGYGFLAENADFAEICESCNIIFIGPSPDAINRMGDKAVAKETMKLAGVPIIPGSDGLVGDVEEAVMLGRDIGYPIIIKATAGGGGKGIRIAEDEESLVKQITAAQQEAQKAFGNAGVYLEKYLTGMKHVEIQIIADKHGNVVHLGERDCSVQRRRQKLIEEAPCSVLTPDIREAMGHAAVRAALAVNYSGAGTLEFLLGPDGQFYFMEMNTRIQVEHPVTEMVTGVDLIKEMISVAEGNPLSFTQEDIVINGWSIECRINAEDPERNFMPSPGKIGFYLPPGGLGVRVDSAAYPGYTISPFYDSMIAKLIVWAPTRQEAIAKMKRALAEFAVEGIHTTIPFHQKLLEHPVFLDGNFDIKFLEEYEI; translated from the coding sequence ATGAACATTCAAAAAGTGTTGATTGCCAACCGCGGCGAAATCGCGGTCCGCATTATTAGGGCCTGCCGAGAACTGGGCATTTCCACCGTCGCGGTCTATTCGGAACCTGACCGGGATTCACTGCATGTCCGGTTGGCTGATGAGGCTTACTGCATCGGTCCGATGCCGTCCAAGGACAGCTATCTGAACTTTACAAATATTATGAGTGTAGCCACCTTAACAGAATGTGATGCCATCCATCCTGGTTATGGATTTTTAGCTGAGAATGCAGATTTTGCAGAGATTTGTGAATCTTGCAATATTATCTTCATAGGGCCATCTCCAGATGCAATTAACCGTATGGGCGATAAAGCTGTGGCGAAGGAAACCATGAAGCTGGCTGGAGTTCCGATTATCCCGGGCTCAGATGGCCTTGTAGGTGATGTTGAGGAAGCCGTCATGCTGGGTCGTGATATCGGATACCCGATTATCATTAAGGCTACCGCAGGTGGCGGGGGTAAGGGCATTCGGATTGCTGAGGACGAGGAATCATTGGTGAAGCAGATTACTGCTGCACAACAGGAAGCGCAGAAGGCGTTTGGTAACGCTGGTGTATATTTGGAAAAGTACCTTACAGGTATGAAGCATGTAGAAATTCAAATTATTGCAGATAAGCATGGTAATGTAGTGCATTTAGGTGAACGCGACTGTTCCGTACAGCGTCGCCGTCAAAAGCTGATTGAAGAGGCACCTTGTTCTGTACTTACACCGGATATCCGTGAAGCGATGGGTCATGCTGCAGTTCGCGCAGCACTTGCCGTAAACTATTCGGGAGCGGGGACGCTTGAATTTCTGCTTGGACCGGATGGACAGTTCTACTTCATGGAGATGAATACTCGTATCCAGGTGGAGCATCCGGTAACAGAAATGGTTACGGGTGTGGATTTGATCAAGGAAATGATCTCTGTTGCAGAAGGAAATCCTTTGTCTTTTACACAGGAAGATATCGTAATTAATGGCTGGTCAATTGAATGCCGTATCAACGCGGAAGATCCAGAGCGTAATTTTATGCCTTCACCAGGTAAAATTGGCTTTTATTTGCCGCCTGGAGGTCTCGGTGTTCGTGTAGATAGCGCAGCGTACCCTGGTTATACGATTTCCCCTTTCTATGATTCTATGATTGCAAAGCTGATTGTATGGGCACCCACACGTCAGGAAGCGATTGCAAAGATGAAGCGCGCCTTGGCTGAATTCGCGGTGGAAGGAATCCATACTACGATCCCTTTCCATCAGAAACTGCTGGAGCATCCTGTATTTCTGGATGGTAATTTTGACATCAAGTTTCTGGAAGAGTATGAAATTTAG
- a CDS encoding SpoIIIAH-like family protein, producing MNGKRQTIWLVSMLSLMVVLSAYYLFTEDSGASVPKDTAGTMQVDSLKKDTANAALPTVGDKGIVVNEVVNQGDVVADEGVVDKASGNTATDDSAATATTDDSATTDDSATTAVKDDSSKAATDSGNSEKASTDTAAKDSSKTKDTAAKDTAAKDTAATDTAATTTSKTPAKNDKEILDEVASQSVSASSMFTNYLYEREQKNLKSQQDLLALINDMEKTPADNAVAQEQLLNLEEKESKITGIEEQLQQKYGEAIVKEEAGDSYKVVVLSDKLDVKQAVSIVDLVMKELSVSQDKVSVQYVSEK from the coding sequence ATGAACGGCAAAAGACAAACAATATGGTTGGTTTCTATGCTCAGTTTGATGGTTGTACTCTCGGCATACTATTTATTTACTGAAGATTCAGGTGCATCGGTTCCAAAAGACACAGCAGGAACTATGCAGGTAGACTCCTTGAAAAAAGACACAGCAAATGCAGCATTACCAACGGTTGGCGACAAAGGTATCGTTGTAAACGAAGTGGTCAATCAAGGAGATGTAGTTGCTGATGAAGGAGTCGTAGATAAAGCTAGCGGCAACACTGCCACTGACGATAGTGCAGCTACCGCAACTACTGATGACAGTGCAACTACTGATGACAGTGCAACTACTGCTGTTAAGGATGATAGCAGTAAAGCTGCAACAGACAGTGGTAACTCAGAAAAAGCTTCGACGGACACTGCTGCGAAAGACTCCAGTAAAACTAAAGATACAGCTGCTAAGGATACAGCTGCTAAGGATACAGCGGCTACAGATACCGCAGCTACTACAACATCCAAAACCCCTGCTAAGAATGATAAAGAAATCCTGGATGAAGTAGCTTCACAAAGTGTATCGGCGAGCAGCATGTTCACTAACTATCTGTATGAACGTGAGCAAAAGAATCTAAAGAGCCAACAAGACTTACTCGCTTTGATTAACGATATGGAGAAGACACCTGCTGATAACGCGGTTGCTCAAGAGCAGCTCCTTAACCTTGAAGAAAAAGAATCTAAAATTACGGGTATCGAAGAACAGCTTCAACAAAAATATGGGGAAGCCATCGTGAAGGAAGAAGCTGGAGACAGCTATAAAGTAGTCGTACTCAGTGACAAGCTGGATGTGAAACAAGCGGTTAGTATCGTTGATCTCGTAATGAAAGAACTGAGTGTGTCTCAGGATAAAGTTAGTGTTCAATACGTTTCTGAGAAATAA
- a CDS encoding Asp23/Gls24 family envelope stress response protein has product MSTLPTEYERTEIGEIQIAPEVIEVIAGLATVEVKGVAGMSGGFAGGIVELLGRKNLSKGVKVEVGQREAAVDVSVIIEYGNRLPEVAAEIQRNVKRSIETMTGLTVVEVNVHIHDVQFKNNNTVDKNEEAETVLRVK; this is encoded by the coding sequence ATGAGTACATTGCCGACAGAATACGAACGGACAGAAATCGGTGAGATCCAGATTGCTCCTGAAGTGATCGAGGTGATTGCAGGTTTAGCGACCGTTGAGGTTAAAGGTGTAGCTGGCATGAGCGGTGGTTTCGCCGGCGGTATTGTTGAGCTTCTCGGACGTAAGAACTTGTCCAAAGGAGTTAAAGTAGAGGTTGGACAACGCGAAGCTGCGGTGGATGTTTCTGTAATCATTGAATATGGTAACCGTCTTCCTGAAGTGGCTGCTGAAATTCAGCGTAATGTTAAGCGTTCCATCGAGACTATGACTGGTCTGACTGTTGTGGAAGTGAATGTGCATATTCATGATGTACAATTCAAGAACAACAACACTGTAGACAAGAACGAGGAAGCTGAAACGGTTCTTCGCGTGAAATAA
- a CDS encoding DUF2273 domain-containing protein codes for MSWKEVWESHGGRIAGVTFGIGLGLIYLICGFWDMLFFALVVFIGYTFGKRKDNAEAPLFQWQELIARLSGRWRPFK; via the coding sequence ATGTCTTGGAAAGAAGTATGGGAAAGTCACGGGGGTAGAATCGCCGGAGTGACTTTCGGCATTGGTCTAGGTTTGATATATTTAATTTGCGGTTTTTGGGATATGTTGTTCTTTGCACTGGTAGTGTTCATCGGATATACGTTCGGCAAAAGAAAGGATAACGCAGAGGCTCCACTGTTTCAGTGGCAAGAGCTGATTGCGCGTCTATCCGGACGCTGGCGTCCCTTCAAGTGA
- the spoIIIAC gene encoding stage III sporulation protein AC codes for MNIEVNAIFQIAGIGIIIAMIHTVLKQMGKEDFAHWVTVIGFVVVLFMVIRMLDGLLQEIKTIFLFQ; via the coding sequence ATGAATATTGAAGTCAATGCGATTTTTCAAATTGCCGGCATTGGCATAATTATCGCCATGATACACACGGTGCTTAAACAGATGGGAAAAGAGGATTTCGCACATTGGGTTACGGTGATCGGGTTCGTCGTCGTGCTGTTTATGGTTATTCGAATGCTGGACGGACTGCTACAGGAAATAAAAACGATCTTTCTTTTTCAATAG
- the accB gene encoding acetyl-CoA carboxylase biotin carboxyl carrier protein, whose translation MFKLSEIKELIKLLDQTSSVHELEIESEGMKLAIRKPDRPEADGIAVQATPYNAYPFTPAPQPQSVQQVSYPVISEVPPAQQPQAVAEGKLHKIVSPMVGTFYSAASPEMPSFVNVGDRVGEKTTVCIIEAMKLMNELEAEIKGEIVSVLAENGQLVEYGQPLFLVKPE comes from the coding sequence ATGTTCAAGTTGAGCGAAATTAAGGAATTAATTAAATTGCTGGACCAGACCTCCTCTGTACATGAGTTGGAGATCGAAAGCGAAGGAATGAAGCTTGCAATTCGTAAACCGGATCGCCCTGAAGCTGATGGAATAGCAGTACAGGCGACTCCTTATAATGCCTATCCCTTTACGCCTGCCCCGCAGCCGCAGAGCGTGCAGCAAGTGTCCTATCCAGTAATCAGTGAGGTTCCTCCAGCGCAGCAGCCACAAGCCGTCGCAGAAGGCAAACTACATAAAATTGTATCTCCAATGGTGGGAACGTTTTATAGTGCTGCTTCTCCGGAAATGCCATCGTTCGTTAATGTTGGAGACCGTGTTGGTGAGAAAACAACGGTATGCATTATCGAAGCGATGAAGCTGATGAATGAGCTGGAAGCGGAAATTAAAGGTGAAATCGTGTCTGTACTAGCCGAGAATGGTCAGCTTGTAGAATACGGTCAACCGCTATTCCTGGTTAAACCGGAATAA
- the amaP gene encoding alkaline shock response membrane anchor protein AmaP has protein sequence MAKILDRLLLFVYSLSIGILSVIAILLLSGAIPKTLEIENGPAAYITAIVVAVVLFLLSIRFFYISLRRDRASLPSVDQRTEYGDIQISVETIENLSLKAAGKVKGIRDLKSRIRVSQAGLEITIRAVVDGEHSLPLLTTEVQRQVHDFVQETTGIPVADVSVYIANLTQSPSFKSRVE, from the coding sequence GTGGCAAAAATTTTGGACAGACTTTTGCTGTTTGTCTACAGCTTAAGTATCGGAATATTATCTGTTATTGCCATCCTCCTCTTGAGCGGTGCTATTCCTAAAACTTTGGAGATTGAGAATGGACCAGCAGCTTATATTACTGCAATTGTAGTAGCAGTTGTCTTGTTCCTTCTGAGCATCCGATTTTTCTACATCTCTTTGCGTCGTGATCGCGCTTCTTTACCTTCTGTTGATCAGCGTACAGAGTATGGGGATATCCAGATTTCAGTGGAGACCATTGAGAATCTGAGTCTTAAGGCTGCCGGTAAAGTGAAGGGAATCAGAGATCTCAAATCGCGTATTCGCGTTTCTCAGGCGGGCCTTGAAATTACAATTCGCGCAGTAGTGGACGGTGAGCATTCATTGCCGCTACTAACCACAGAAGTGCAACGTCAGGTGCATGATTTTGTGCAGGAGACAACCGGTATTCCGGTTGCGGATGTGTCTGTATATATTGCTAACCTTACGCAGTCTCCAAGCTTCAAAAGTCGAGTGGAATAG
- the spoIIIAF gene encoding stage III sporulation protein AF encodes MSWLGDWLREIILVVLLASFVELLLPSKSMERYARLVLSLLILLTMLSPIVSLLKGDAIAELSIAMGRQEKEGGLFTGGGSGDPSLEKILADGQKLAQGRQDQSLKLAAEEVAEQMREQIISETGKRGVNVAVTLGMGKSGGSGNEDIPVISAVKVSMSPATANSIGASGTSSAAAAPPIAIAPVEPVEVKIGTNPENGSASADEPKAVNGNVTEDNTSSSETDSIVKLLEQKWDLDPKVIQVDSGGMNNVKL; translated from the coding sequence ATGAGCTGGTTGGGCGATTGGCTACGAGAGATCATACTTGTCGTGCTGCTAGCATCATTCGTTGAATTACTGCTCCCAAGCAAATCCATGGAGCGTTATGCGAGGCTGGTGCTGAGCCTCCTAATCCTACTTACGATGCTTAGCCCGATCGTCTCTCTCCTTAAAGGTGATGCAATAGCCGAGCTGAGTATAGCCATGGGGCGGCAGGAGAAAGAAGGGGGTTTGTTCACAGGAGGGGGAAGTGGAGATCCTTCTTTGGAAAAAATTCTGGCAGATGGTCAAAAGCTTGCACAAGGGCGCCAGGATCAAAGCCTAAAGCTGGCTGCAGAAGAGGTTGCTGAGCAAATGAGGGAGCAGATCATCAGCGAGACCGGCAAACGCGGGGTTAATGTCGCTGTAACGCTTGGCATGGGGAAATCCGGCGGCTCTGGCAACGAAGATATTCCTGTCATCTCTGCAGTGAAGGTCTCAATGTCCCCAGCAACAGCTAATTCCATAGGTGCTTCCGGTACTTCCAGCGCAGCGGCTGCTCCGCCGATTGCAATCGCTCCTGTAGAGCCTGTAGAAGTAAAAATTGGTACGAATCCAGAGAATGGATCGGCATCTGCAGATGAACCCAAAGCAGTGAACGGAAATGTAACAGAAGATAACACCTCTTCAAGTGAAACGGATTCTATCGTAAAGCTGTTGGAACAAAAATGGGATTTGGATCCCAAAGTAATTCAAGTGGATAGCGGCGGTATGAATAACGTCAAGTTATGA
- the folD gene encoding bifunctional methylenetetrahydrofolate dehydrogenase/methenyltetrahydrofolate cyclohydrolase FolD, whose amino-acid sequence MTAAIISGKQVSEEIRIGIAQEVAELAKRGVKPGLAVILVGEDPGSQVYVRNKEKSCISLGFHSEVHKLDESTTQEELLALVAQLNGRDDIDGILVQLPLPKHIEEKAVIDAISVEKDVDGFHPVNVGNLVIGADSLLPCTPAGVIELIKRTGTGMAGKHAVVIGRSNIVGKPVSLLLQRENATVTMCHSRTANMQEISRQADILVVAIGRANFIDASYVKPGAVVIDVGMNRLDNGKLAGDVDYDSAKEVAGYITPVPGGVGPMTITMLMSNTLIAAKRRHGLE is encoded by the coding sequence ATGACAGCAGCAATCATCAGTGGTAAACAAGTATCTGAGGAAATTCGTATTGGTATTGCCCAGGAGGTTGCTGAACTGGCGAAACGTGGCGTGAAGCCCGGTCTGGCAGTAATTCTAGTAGGTGAAGATCCAGGATCACAAGTTTATGTTCGCAATAAGGAGAAATCCTGTATCAGCCTTGGTTTCCATTCGGAAGTGCATAAACTGGATGAGTCTACTACTCAAGAAGAATTGCTGGCTCTCGTAGCGCAGCTTAATGGACGCGATGATATTGATGGGATTCTGGTTCAACTTCCGTTGCCTAAGCATATTGAGGAAAAAGCTGTTATTGATGCTATCTCCGTGGAGAAAGACGTTGACGGCTTCCATCCTGTAAATGTAGGTAACCTAGTGATTGGTGCTGACAGTCTGCTTCCTTGTACACCTGCTGGTGTAATTGAACTAATCAAACGTACAGGAACAGGTATGGCTGGTAAACATGCTGTGGTCATTGGCCGCAGTAATATTGTGGGCAAGCCAGTATCTTTGTTACTGCAACGTGAAAATGCTACTGTAACGATGTGCCACTCCCGTACAGCTAATATGCAAGAGATTAGCCGTCAAGCGGATATTCTCGTAGTTGCGATCGGACGCGCCAATTTCATTGACGCTTCGTATGTGAAGCCGGGTGCTGTTGTCATTGATGTGGGTATGAACCGTTTGGATAACGGTAAGCTTGCGGGTGACGTTGATTATGATAGTGCAAAAGAAGTTGCCGGTTACATCACACCTGTTCCGGGTGGGGTTGGACCGATGACTATTACAATGCTGATGAGCAACACGCTGATTGCGGCTAAACGCCGTCACGGCCTGGAATAG
- the xseA gene encoding exodeoxyribonuclease VII large subunit codes for MAAERQVYSIKELNRYIRMKLDSDNLLSDVWIRGEISNFTHHGSGHMYFTLKDESSRIKAIMFASHNQRLPFIPKEGARVIARGNVTVYERDGQYQFYATHMQPDGIGSLYLAYEQLKSKLEQEGLFAEARKRPLPRFPKCIGVITSPTGAAVRDIVITLQRRFPQVAIVIYPVLVQGKGAAPSIVKAIGALNRMGEADVLIVGRGGGSLEELWAFNEEEVARAISASRIPVISAVGHETDFTIADFAADLRAATPTAAAELAVPHAGELAAQLRQQQQRLRQALQRRAQRGRERHAGLERSLALAGPRRSLMQHTQRLDQLRERLQRSADARLSRSRERTAVLHHSLQRFHPQSSVAAARQRTESIRRELMGAMQARLQEKKSRYVAEIRHLDALSPLKVMSRGYSLVYDEAEEHLIKSLTEVQLGDLVVIKMNDGQLNCQVWGMKEDGKDDDEGSGA; via the coding sequence ATGGCGGCAGAGCGGCAGGTCTATTCGATAAAAGAACTCAACCGTTACATCCGCATGAAGCTAGACTCGGATAATTTACTTTCGGATGTATGGATTCGCGGAGAGATTTCCAACTTTACACATCACGGTAGCGGTCATATGTATTTCACGCTAAAGGATGAGAGCAGCCGGATCAAGGCGATTATGTTTGCTTCTCATAACCAGCGCCTACCCTTTATCCCGAAGGAAGGTGCTCGGGTAATTGCTAGAGGTAATGTGACTGTATATGAACGGGACGGGCAGTATCAGTTCTATGCCACACATATGCAGCCTGATGGAATTGGTAGTCTATATTTAGCCTATGAGCAGCTGAAGAGTAAGCTTGAGCAAGAGGGGTTGTTTGCAGAAGCGCGTAAACGCCCTTTGCCTCGCTTTCCAAAGTGCATTGGCGTGATTACTTCGCCAACAGGAGCAGCTGTGCGGGATATCGTGATTACACTCCAGCGGCGGTTCCCGCAGGTGGCTATTGTAATCTATCCCGTACTGGTGCAAGGCAAAGGCGCCGCACCTTCGATTGTGAAGGCGATTGGAGCGCTGAACCGTATGGGTGAGGCCGACGTGCTTATTGTCGGCCGCGGTGGCGGTTCGCTCGAGGAGCTGTGGGCGTTCAACGAGGAGGAAGTCGCGCGAGCGATATCGGCATCGAGGATTCCGGTCATCTCGGCCGTTGGCCACGAGACCGACTTCACGATTGCCGATTTCGCCGCCGACCTCCGCGCGGCTACGCCCACAGCGGCCGCGGAGCTGGCCGTGCCACACGCCGGCGAGCTTGCTGCGCAGCTTCGCCAGCAACAGCAGCGGCTGCGCCAAGCGCTGCAAAGACGTGCCCAGCGCGGACGCGAGCGTCACGCGGGGCTGGAACGCTCGCTGGCGCTGGCAGGCCCGCGCCGCTCGCTGATGCAGCACACGCAGCGGCTGGATCAGCTGCGTGAACGGCTCCAGCGCTCTGCGGATGCACGGCTCAGCCGTTCCCGCGAGCGCACAGCTGTGCTGCATCATAGTCTGCAGCGGTTCCATCCGCAGAGCAGTGTTGCTGCTGCACGTCAGCGCACCGAGAGCATTCGCCGTGAGCTGATGGGTGCGATGCAGGCACGCTTGCAGGAGAAGAAATCTCGCTATGTAGCGGAGATTCGTCATCTGGATGCGCTGAGCCCTCTTAAAGTCATGTCGAGAGGCTACAGCCTAGTCTATGACGAAGCAGAAGAGCATTTAATTAAATCGCTGACCGAAGTGCAGCTTGGCGATCTTGTAGTGATAAAGATGAATGACGGACAGCTGAACTGCCAGGTATGGGGAATGAAGGAGGATGGCAAAGACGATGACGAAGGAAGCGGAGCTTGA
- the spoIIIAG gene encoding stage III sporulation protein AG, with the protein MGNWLKKLEQWAGGGAGSPKRSHTFRWLIILGLLGAAIMLFNSFVNVKKIDNENTGREPPLNQSSQTALVQSDPGATNSFESIEQTLENRTKEILEKIVGVGTVDIMVTVESTEEIVVVRNMNDSQQLSEETDASGGKRHTTQYTRDGEIVTYSQSGDETPIVTKRIKPQVRGVLVVAKGAENKVVRGLIEQAIEKGLNVPIQRISVVPRKQE; encoded by the coding sequence GTGGGCAATTGGCTGAAAAAGCTGGAGCAATGGGCTGGGGGCGGGGCTGGCAGTCCGAAGAGAAGCCATACTTTTCGCTGGCTAATCATTCTGGGTCTGCTGGGCGCAGCGATTATGCTGTTTAATTCCTTCGTCAATGTGAAAAAGATTGATAACGAAAATACGGGGCGTGAGCCGCCGCTGAATCAGTCCTCCCAAACGGCGCTGGTGCAGAGTGATCCTGGAGCGACTAACTCGTTCGAGAGCATTGAACAGACACTGGAGAACCGGACGAAGGAGATTTTGGAAAAAATCGTTGGCGTCGGTACCGTCGATATCATGGTCACTGTGGAATCCACGGAAGAAATTGTCGTGGTGCGAAATATGAACGATTCCCAGCAGCTTAGTGAGGAGACGGATGCCAGTGGTGGAAAACGTCACACGACACAATATACGAGGGATGGCGAAATCGTAACCTACTCGCAATCGGGTGATGAAACACCTATTGTGACGAAGCGGATTAAGCCTCAGGTACGCGGCGTACTGGTAGTTGCCAAAGGGGCAGAGAACAAAGTCGTTCGTGGACTTATAGAGCAAGCAATAGAAAAAGGCTTGAATGTCCCAATCCAGCGCATTTCAGTAGTACCACGCAAACAAGAGTAG
- the spoIIIAD gene encoding stage III sporulation protein AD, which produces MEIIQVVGIGLISTILILVLKEQKPMFAFLLATATGILIFLFLIGKIGMILSTLERVAESSGMEMIYLKTVFKIIGISYIAEFGAQIVRDAGQESIASKIELAGKVLIMVLAVPIISIIIETVMKLLPA; this is translated from the coding sequence ATGGAAATCATTCAAGTTGTTGGAATAGGGCTGATATCGACCATATTGATTCTCGTGCTGAAAGAACAAAAACCGATGTTCGCCTTCCTCCTCGCTACGGCCACAGGGATTCTAATCTTTCTGTTTCTAATCGGCAAGATTGGAATGATTCTTTCCACATTGGAGCGGGTGGCAGAGTCGTCGGGTATGGAAATGATCTATTTAAAGACCGTGTTCAAAATCATCGGAATTTCATATATCGCTGAATTTGGAGCACAGATCGTGCGTGATGCAGGACAGGAATCGATTGCTTCCAAAATAGAGCTTGCCGGAAAAGTACTGATTATGGTACTAGCTGTACCTATTATCAGCATCATTATTGAAACGGTCATGAAGCTGCTACCTGCTTAA
- the spoIIIAE gene encoding stage III sporulation protein AE has translation MEERSVFRPPKLKIILLLLPCFFILWFAGTAQVAIASPATPAPGSGNSSPVDQWVKGQVNNLPTDKVESYWDQLMKDYGGFFPDGATPSLMDMLLPGDKGLSLQGVLSGLLGFMWHEVLYNGRLLVTIVMVSVLSMILETLQTAFERKTVSKVAYTLCYMVVLVIAVNSFNVAIGYAKDAIDRMIDFMMAMIPLLFALLASMGNIVTVSVTHPLIVFMIHTVGTLIHTIVFPLLFFSAVLHLVSALSEKYKLTQLANLLRNIGAGLLGVLLTVFLGVISVRGITSSVTDGVTIRAAKYITGNFVPVIGKMFADATDTVISASLLVKNAIGLSGVIIILFLCAFPAIKILVLALIYNVAAAVMQPLGETPIVVCLQTIGKSMVYVFAALAAVSLMFFMAVTIMLTAGNLTVMMR, from the coding sequence ATGGAAGAGCGCAGTGTTTTTCGTCCTCCAAAGTTAAAAATAATACTGCTGCTGCTCCCATGCTTTTTCATTCTATGGTTTGCAGGTACAGCTCAGGTGGCCATAGCTTCTCCAGCAACTCCAGCACCTGGATCTGGGAACTCCTCCCCAGTAGACCAGTGGGTCAAGGGTCAGGTGAACAATCTGCCCACAGATAAGGTGGAGTCGTACTGGGATCAACTGATGAAGGATTACGGAGGTTTTTTTCCAGACGGGGCAACACCATCACTTATGGACATGCTGCTTCCAGGGGATAAGGGACTCAGCTTGCAGGGTGTATTATCTGGGCTTCTTGGTTTTATGTGGCATGAGGTGCTGTACAACGGAAGGCTGCTGGTCACGATTGTCATGGTCAGTGTGCTCAGCATGATACTGGAGACGCTACAAACCGCTTTTGAGCGAAAAACAGTCAGCAAGGTGGCTTATACGCTCTGTTATATGGTAGTGCTCGTTATTGCCGTGAACAGCTTCAATGTCGCTATAGGTTATGCGAAGGATGCTATCGACCGGATGATTGATTTTATGATGGCCATGATTCCGCTGCTCTTCGCGTTACTAGCTTCCATGGGGAACATCGTCACCGTTTCAGTCACACATCCACTAATTGTTTTTATGATTCATACAGTTGGCACCTTGATCCACACCATTGTCTTTCCACTATTATTCTTCTCGGCGGTGCTGCATCTCGTAAGTGCATTGTCAGAGAAATACAAGCTGACCCAGCTGGCGAATCTGCTAAGAAATATCGGGGCTGGATTGCTAGGCGTACTGCTCACTGTGTTCCTCGGTGTGATTTCAGTCAGGGGAATTACGAGTTCAGTGACAGATGGTGTTACGATTCGGGCCGCTAAATATATTACAGGCAACTTTGTTCCGGTCATCGGAAAAATGTTCGCAGATGCTACAGACACAGTGATCTCAGCTTCACTTCTGGTGAAGAACGCTATTGGGCTATCCGGTGTGATCATCATTTTGTTCCTTTGCGCTTTTCCAGCGATCAAAATCCTGGTGCTTGCTCTGATCTACAATGTAGCTGCTGCTGTAATGCAGCCGTTAGGAGAGACACCGATTGTGGTCTGCCTTCAGACGATCGGAAAAAGCATGGTGTACGTATTCGCTGCTTTGGCAGCTGTATCGTTAATGTTTTTTATGGCTGTCACGATCATGCTAACGGCTGGCAATTTAACCGTCATGATGAGGTGA
- the nusB gene encoding transcription antitermination factor NusB, which produces MKRRIAREIIVQSLYQMEMNDVESADAVEMLLEEASEENETDRVITDEIQLKHYVVEHVNGVWEHKVAIDDMLEHYLKGWQMSRLSRVDRQILRLAAYEMVFANDVPAKVAVNEAIDLAKHFGTDDSGKFVNGVLGKMIQEIDTIKADHS; this is translated from the coding sequence ATGAAAAGACGTATAGCGAGAGAGATTATTGTCCAAAGCCTGTATCAGATGGAAATGAACGATGTAGAAAGCGCGGATGCCGTAGAAATGCTGCTGGAGGAAGCTTCAGAGGAAAATGAAACCGATCGTGTAATTACGGACGAAATTCAGCTCAAGCACTATGTGGTGGAGCATGTAAACGGTGTGTGGGAGCACAAGGTTGCTATTGACGATATGCTTGAGCATTACTTGAAGGGCTGGCAAATGAGCCGTCTGTCACGTGTGGATCGTCAGATTTTACGTCTTGCGGCGTATGAAATGGTGTTCGCAAATGATGTTCCGGCTAAGGTTGCTGTGAATGAGGCTATTGATTTGGCTAAGCATTTTGGAACGGATGATTCCGGCAAGTTTGTAAACGGTGTGCTTGGTAAGATGATTCAGGAGATAGATACAATTAAAGCTGACCATTCTTAA